ACCTTTAAGAACAAAGTCCTGGCCGTGCTCGCTGCGGCTGAGGCGATCAAGAAAAGATTCAAGTAGGTGCCGAACAAGATACTCTTGAGTGGGGGTTGGATCCCCGGTGCGTTTAGCTACAGTTCTCGCTTTGATTTGCAGCGCCTTATATATCTTGACCTTCTGTCATGTCAGCATCTCGAGAGCACGCAGTAAAGGGGTTTTAGCTCGAGGAAGCTGAAGCCCGATCTGGATCAATCGGTTTGGTTTCCCGCCGCGTCGCAGCCACTCTTTCAGTGCATCGCGGGCAGTCTCGTAACCAACGTGCCCCCGTAAGCGGAAAGCATCAGCAATACACCGCTCCGGTGAATAGATTCCAATCCTTAGGTCACTACCCTCAATTGGTATCGTATCGCGACCGATATCAAACGTAGACGGGTCGAAATGGTGCCAAGTGATAGCTTGATCGGTCGCAGGGCTGCGAGAACCCCGAGGAATAGCCACGTCAAGAGTGTTGGGGATAGTGTCTACCAGGTCGTGGTACGAAAGTGCTGAGGTAAGACAGATACTTGACTCAGGACGACGTGTAGCAGCTTCAATCAGATCCCAGTCAGTAGCCGATTCCTGCGCGGGTAGGTAGATACCCCGCGCGATGCGGATGAGATTGCCCTTCTCAGTAGCCCGGTAAAGGCTGCTGCGTGAATAACCTGATCGGGCGGCTGTAGATGGTTGAACTGGTAGCAACGGGTCACCTCCACCTAAGTGAGATAAATCGTATACACATAATCATATCTAATGCCGTTTTGTTTCACTGCAGCCTGACTATCGTGAGCCCACAACACCCCCACTCTCACAAGGAAAAAGCCAGGATCCATGTATTCGAAGCTGACACGGTCTCCTCACTCAAGAGGTGAGGATATTGAAATTGAGTCAACGGATCCCATGAACGGAGAATGACAGGTTTAGCCGTCGCGCCACAGTTCACCAACCCCGAGCATGCGCAGTCCTCACCGCGGGAGAGTAAAAAGTCATCGGTTTAACTCAGCGGCAACTTTTCCAGCCAGATCTGGGGAGTACTTTCTCGAATCCGTAACCTTCAGACCATCTTTCATTCCCGAGTCACCGCATTAGCGCATTCCGCATGTGGCAAGGAAAAGTTGTATTAGATGACATGCCTCTCAACTCTTCACAGTAGGCAGGTCACGACCCGGAAGCCAGCTATCAAACGCCGGTGAATCCCCTACCACAGTTGCCAAATATCGCTCATTTCACTAATATGCATGACATGTCATGGATTACCGAATTTAGCGCCTCTATTAACCTCGATCACTCAGCCGATAAGATCGCCAACGTCATCCTCGATGCTGAGCGTCTTCCCACGTGGAATCCGGCATTCACCCATGTGGAACCGCAAAGAAACGACGGAAAATACCCTCTTGTAGTGCAGCGCATCTTGCGCGGAACTCTGGAATATTCGCGTATTGGAAAAGAAATTACATGTCACATCATGATTCCAGGGCTCACCGAGGAATCTACTTTCACATTGACCTCCAACGGAACCGGCACCACTGTGACTCATACAGTTCGCCAACGCGGCCGGCTATCAGCCATCATCGGAACCCATGAGGCATCTTTGGTGCCGAATAAACGTCTCACTAGGCTGGCTCATCTACTCAATTCCACCCGGCAGTAGCTATCCTGGCCCTAGCTAACCTGCCCATCGTTCCCGAGAAAAACCGAGAAAACCACATCGCAGATGAATGACCACCCAACAAGCAGCGCCGAAGTATTGCGCTACCTGATTTTGGCCTTGCAGCGGCAGGGCAACCGGGAGCTCAATAGTGCTTATGCCCCCCTTGGGCTTACCGCCTCTCAGGCAGAGGCAGTGGAAGTCATCGGCACGTTCGGCCCATTGAGCACCAAAGAGGTTGGCCAGCACCTCATCTGTGAATCCGGCAGCCCTAGCCGGTTGCTTTCCACTTTGGCTGCTAAGGGCCTCACCGTAACTGCCATATCCACCACTGACCGTCGCACTACCCTCCACGCCCTCACTTCCGCCGGTCGACAGACCTTAGCGAAGATACAAACCACCAAGAAAGTCTTTGAAACCAGGCTGGGCGAGCAACTAAAGGAGGCACAAGACACCTACCCAAATAACATCTTGGCCCAGCTGGCAAAGATGCTAAACGACCCTACTCTCCTTAGGGCGATGCACCGCAGATTCCCTCAGCACTTCCCGCCGCCCAAAAAATAGTCCGACGCATGAGGCAGTCTTTTGTATGCTCATCCTCTCTCCACAGCTTTAAGCGGCCAGGAACGAGGGAGTAATAAACAACTTCAAAACAACTCTAAACAACTATTCTGAGCTGCTAAAACAACCGAATTAGCGGGTAGTTTTTCGGCCAGTTGTTCCTTAAGTTGTTACAAAGTTGTTTAAAACAACTCTGCAACAACTAAGCCCCTGACATGAGCACCCTATCCCCGAAGGTGGGTGCCCGAAAAATTGCCCCGACGCCTAGTCGGAGCGACCATTCCCGGAGCGAATAAATACTCTTTTCGCT
This genomic interval from Corynebacterium poyangense contains the following:
- a CDS encoding type IV toxin-antitoxin system AbiEi family antitoxin domain-containing protein codes for the protein MLPVQPSTAARSGYSRSSLYRATEKGNLIRIARGIYLPAQESATDWDLIEAATRRPESSICLTSALSYHDLVDTIPNTLDVAIPRGSRSPATDQAITWHHFDPSTFDIGRDTIPIEGSDLRIGIYSPERCIADAFRLRGHVGYETARDALKEWLRRGGKPNRLIQIGLQLPRAKTPLLRALEMLT
- a CDS encoding SRPBCC family protein, coding for MSWITEFSASINLDHSADKIANVILDAERLPTWNPAFTHVEPQRNDGKYPLVVQRILRGTLEYSRIGKEITCHIMIPGLTEESTFTLTSNGTGTTVTHTVRQRGRLSAIIGTHEASLVPNKRLTRLAHLLNSTRQ
- a CDS encoding MarR family winged helix-turn-helix transcriptional regulator — protein: MNDHPTSSAEVLRYLILALQRQGNRELNSAYAPLGLTASQAEAVEVIGTFGPLSTKEVGQHLICESGSPSRLLSTLAAKGLTVTAISTTDRRTTLHALTSAGRQTLAKIQTTKKVFETRLGEQLKEAQDTYPNNILAQLAKMLNDPTLLRAMHRRFPQHFPPPKK